The nucleotide sequence tttgcagaacaacgctcctgtacacaaatctcatgttgtcatgaaaaaaattcgtgatttagggtttgaattactagaacaacCCCCGTAtccaccagatttggctccgccCGACTTTTATCTCTTtactcaactgaaaaaaaagtttaaaacgtcttaaattttctttcaacgaggaggtaataaaagctgtggggggtctaatttttttggaaggtcTAGAGACTTttcaggttcgctgtaataaatgtatccaattaaaagaagaataaaatattttgatattgaaattttgtttggttctatagtaggctaagaatttttcaatatatcctcgtatatctatatataaacaaatggGTTCCTGGGTTGAATCGcgctgaaattttgaaaattctcgacgtttcttCTTCCACTTTGAAGTCATTATCAATAGAAAGTGGTCAGGGTGGTACTTCGTTCATTGATAAGAAGAGAAACGATTCCATGGTCTCAATCTTCCTACTTAACTAAAGaccctttttttgttgattccAAGGCTTCAACATCTTAAAGGTGTGGACTACTTTACTATTTCGGGTTTGTAAActtctttctttcaatttcccTTACTATTTTTTCTGATGTGCCTTTACCTTTCGGTCCCTTTCTATTAGAGTTAAATCATCGGCATATgctaattatttgttttgatttattaatgatacGTCCATCGATATTACATGACCCTATTATGCCATTCGCAACAATCCTAAGGAATACCGCTGAGAGTCTATAGCATTGACTTATCccagcatttatttcaaattcttcagaTGAAGATCCTTCTTTTGTCATGTAATGAACACCAATCGTATTAACTTTTGGGGTAGTTTCAGTTTTTCCACTCcatttatagataatttttaaactgTCGAAAACTTCTTCATATTCGATGAACAGAATTTGTATTCTAATATTGTGCTCATACtatttttaatcacttttttatattataaatcataTTGTAGAAACGAAATTATTCATACGAAACTAATTCGTAATGAGTAATGTTTAACGAACACATACGATATGATTTGAGGTATTGAAGTGATAATATACAGTTGCTTTATTTATTGATGTAATTCGTCAAATAAAATGTGATTGCGAATAATttaaattccatatttcctttcTAGCAAATGTTATTGGAACCGAAATAAagcatttaaattaaaattccaGTAAGTTGTCCTATCAAACTCCACTACTCCATACtttcaattatattgttattCCAAAAATGAACACCGCTGAAGAAGATAAaatcctttgttattttttagtgtCCGTATATTTTGCTCCTTCAAAAAAAGATTGAACTGCTATACCAATAACTAGATAACCAGTGCCCAAATTTTTCGCTAGATTTAATTTTTCGAATCgaaaaaatatgtagatttGTTGAATTATTGCTTTAAATGAAATATGTACTAAAAATTACTTccttataatttttaaactaattatcTCAAAAATCAATGTCAAGAATTCAGCCTTCATTTTCGACAAAACTTTCACCTATAAttgatcaattaaaaataaaaatattgtgataaCCGTACCTTAATTGCTCGTCTCCACTTTCATCGTCGTTTCGCACGTTGCCCCCTTCCATTTTATGGATCATCTTCGAAGACAGGTCACTTTTATATCACCacaacaaattttgttaattgttaTTCGAAAACTTAGGTATTGCATGCCAACTACCATATGGTAAATGGCACTTCTCACTTCATCGAGCTCTTGAAACTGTATTGTTCATTTTCCTATATCTAACTTTGCGTTTCACCTGGCAAGGTTTTATCTTTTACACAATTATTTTACAGAGGCGGATTTAGAGAGcttcaatattaatataaattattaacactGTCATTATTCTTTAGAATTTTCATTCAATCCATaggttttattaattataattataatataattataattagttattataattatttttactagaTACCTTATCTAAAGAAATTAACCAGTGAAATCCGACAGAATATTTGAGAATATCAAACATATGAGTCTAAGGtacttaaatttattatttggcTATTGATGGGACTGAAAAAAAGGCCGATCCTGTTTTGATggtaaattgatttttttttgtcgaatGCGGAGGTGAAGCcactattattttcattcatatttgtgttttattttattttttgaaaccaaaaattatCATTGTTGTAACTGGGTTTTAATAAGGACCAATCGATTTAAGATATCTTCAAAAATTGATCCTGCAAATTAATTATGGTTTTTTAGAGAGTTACGCTATGACTAACAGTACAAGAGACGTATATTAATATTCAcacaaaatgttattttttatatcgaaGACTGATTTTTTGCTACATAACTattaaaagttcaaaaaatcgAGAGAATTATCGTGATTtggtacaataaaaaatattttgaaacatttaataACAATGTATTAAAACCATCAATTCCGAGAGTACCAAAATATAagattttgaagcattaaaagtTGCATACATTCCAGGGAGCTAAGCTACAAGTGTAGTTATAGCCATAATCTAACCTAAAATTATTATACCGGGTAAACAACGTTgtttagatatttatatattttaattactaagataatttttctatatagctTTATATACTTATTCAACTCTTGAatgtatgtatatttatatttcatgtcTTGTATAATTGcttactataatttttttatagaatggCCGAGGAAGGAAATGGATCTGGAGTTGAGAAAAGGAAGAGAATGTCTGTAGGACTTTACGTAAGCTGTCCACCAAATATAAAACAAGCAGTTAACGGATCGATAGAATATGGATACCATTTCATAGTTACTCAATTAACTCATCCAAATTATACTAgagaaattagtaaaattggCTCAGTTATTGGTAGAACAGATCGTGTCATGAACAGCTCGGATTGGAATAGATTAGTAGTAGCTCAAATTACACCAACAATTGATTTAGATAGTGAAGTTGAACATATAAGAGAACatagtaaaaaaatgttgatgcaAGAATTAGGATTTGCATCTCATCTCGGAATTCCAGCAATCTGGATTAGTTTAACTAAACCAAACAACGTACAGTTAGCTCGTGTTTTACTTGAAAAGTTGATGGGAGGCTTCACTTACAGTGTGTGGGTAAATATTCCAATGTTACATCCATCTAGATTTAGTTGTTTAGCTGAAACGCAATATGATTCTTGGAATTGGTGGAATGAATTCCGTACTTATTGTAATTATGATAAAAGATTAGGATTAGCTCTAAATCTAAGTGATTCTAAACATTTAGTACCTCCAAGTGAATTAAAAAGATGGATTGGAGAACCAGTGAGAGCTATTATCATCCCcacttcttattttttaatcaaccAACATGGAAAACCTGTACTTTCAAAATTACATCaagaagttataaaaaaattcatgagcCTCGATgttcaatatataataaaaaatgatgtggATACCAATGATATATCTTTATACAATAGATACATACATTTCTTGGGAAAAAAACTTTTCGTTGGTGACACTGTGAGTGAATTTGTTCATGGTTTTGAAGACTTTTTGCAGAATCCTCTACAGCCTTTAACAGAGCATTTAGAAaccaatatttatgaaatttttgaaaaggatGATGTTAAATATGATTCTTATCAGAGAGCTGTTTACAAAGCTGTAGAAGATTTTCCTGGAGAAAAAACTCCTGTTATCATGGTTGTGGGGGCAGGAAGAGGACCCTTGGTACAAGCTGTTATCAATGTAGGCCTTATTTTAAATAGGAAGATTAAAATATATGCCGTTGAAAAAAATCCTTTTGCTATAAATACATTAATACATCGTTCTAAGGAAGAGTGGGGAAATCAAGTAACAATTGTAAATGAAGATATGAGAACATACAAACCCCCAGAACAAGCTGATATTTTGGTATCAGAGTTATTAGGTTCTTTTGGTGATAACGAATTATCACCAGAGTGCATAGATGGTGCAcaacgatttttaaaaaaatctggaATATCCATTCCTCAATCATATACCTCATACTTAGCTCCTTTacaaagtataaaaatttttaatgaaataagaaCAAACCGTCCTTTGGATAAAACTTTACAATATTGTTATGAAACTCCATATGTGACACATTTAGCAAACTTTTACGAAATAGCTCCATCATTGCCTCTTTTTACATTCACACACCCCAATTGGATAGAACCTATCAACAAtcaaagatacaaaaaactaaaatttcgtGCCGAGCAAAGCTGTCTACTTACAGGATTTGTTGGGTATTTTGACACAATTCTTTATAAAGATGTTACACTCAGTATCCATCCTGAAACATATACACCAGATATGGTCAGCTGGTTTCCTATTGTGTTTCCTCTGGAAAATCCTGTACATGTAGAAGAAGGAACTTGGATTGAAATGTCTTTTTGGAGAGTAGATTCAGATGAGAAAGTATGGTACGAATGGTGTTTGCATAATCCAGTGAAAACTGGTATTATTAATCCAAATGGAAGGTCTTacttcataaaaaaacattaggATACATATGtacttcatgaaaataaatttttttcttacaatgtttttttttctgtggaaaatctatttttctaaAGGTTCCCTTCAATAAAGTATATGTGATGGTGGTCgattaatttgaattgtttaaagGTTATAGTTTCAAAtgcaaattcttattttcgacTGTTTTTCGTCAAAACCTTGTCCGTGGATTTAATAGCTTTGCGCTGGAAATGAGGGTGATTTTTTAccttaaaaaaacaattttataactttatcgTATATTCATTACATActagaaattagaaaaacatttaaGAATTTTGcataaagtttttatattataaaaaatagaaattttgagacaTATTTTCGCTTTTCTAAATATAAGTAGGTTTAAAAAAGGAATGTagaatttgtaataaaaattgttccgttattgaatattaattataaaatttttaaaagaaaaaacaagtaTTGACTAAGTAGTCAATCAATTTATGAAGAACATGGTCaagataattgtttttaaaaaatattcttaaaattgTTGAAGTAATCgatttgtttataaacaatttatgagcaagaaattttttattcaactctAAAAAAATATCTGGTTAATACACAAGCTGTGATATaatgataaagaaaaagttttatttctgttaaaaaaagGTAATTTAATCTTGACTGTTTATTATGAGATAATATGATTTAAACGCCTCgtatagtttttgaaattaatgagcagaaatatattttcagcattaTCACAAATAATGGAGTTTTGGATTTgttaagaatattttcttcaactaactggtattatttaatatacaggatgacgcaataaaaagtagataaaaaaatataaaagttagaGTTAAAGTGATACTGAGTCCTAAGAACTTCTCATAATGACCAGAGCATCTACTCTGCGAATATCCTCCTCATTTAGCTAAAAGACTTAAGTACCTTTAAGGAGAAAAAGAAGAGCGTCTTGTGAAGTTAGACACAAAAACCTAAGAAGAATAGCCTCATTAGGGAGGAGTctatgtattttggaagcagaagaatgagatgtagagtcttgtacaaaatatcttctaaataTGGGTGCATAGTGGCTTTAAAACAATCTACAAATCTCTTAAAATGCGCGTCGCTTTCTGTCGAAGTAACTCCATGAGCATGCCTACTCAACGGTAGTAAGCTCTTCCCTTCCGCGCACTTTCCACCCCGCAAAAATAATGATGGAATGTGCACGTTCCATTGCGTTACCCCGAATTTGCAATcaacttaatatattttttttatttatagtttttgaaattttataagatGTAACATTCTTCTAGTTATCTATCCGTAGTGTACTAGCTACCACACATATTTTCACGAATTTCAtctatattttcacaaatttggaCTAGATTAGAAGTACATGTTTGAAATTGTTGAAGGCAAtgatgaataaaacaaaaagaaacaaataaacgCTTCACTTTTATTCAACTATAACAAAACAAATGTTTTGGCACTTAAAATtaacagtttcatttttttatttagttattatatatacaAGATAATActgaatacatatttttaaaataccatTTAAAAAACTGACAAATTCATCACAATATATGCAGTCCAATTCTTACAAACTCTAGCatgtatatattaataaatataaatatataaatttgatctGGCTCGAATAACTTAAAGCCCTTCAAGTGAAATATGGGAATGTGTCAATTGCATCACGcagaaaaataaatctaaatgcCATCTATTGAATATAATGAGTAAAAAAAACCACCTCCactaaaattgtaaatttataaaggaatttgaagaaaaaaaacaattgtttcaacccatttaatgattttaaacttattaataactccaataataatatttctaatatttatggTAAAGATTATAGAATATGTGATGGATATTGAGTACATAGAAATTAAATCATCATAAATATGAGGGCAGTTCAAATATGAaacagaatttttgaataaacgcgtaacaaataaacattttagtatCGTAAAAGTGGCTGCACTGGAAGATAGACTGGTCTATTACGAAGCTTAGAGAACAGTTGGGACCGCGTAACCCCGCTTTTCAGTGTAATTATAGTCATGAGCGATAAGGATGTACATTGTCTGTAGCGCAACGCAccattattctttttttttgtaaagttaATGTGAAATCAacgcaatt is from Diorhabda sublineata isolate icDioSubl1.1 chromosome 1, icDioSubl1.1, whole genome shotgun sequence and encodes:
- the LOC130440715 gene encoding protein arginine N-methyltransferase 5 translates to MAEEGNGSGVEKRKRMSVGLYVSCPPNIKQAVNGSIEYGYHFIVTQLTHPNYTREISKIGSVIGRTDRVMNSSDWNRLVVAQITPTIDLDSEVEHIREHSKKMLMQELGFASHLGIPAIWISLTKPNNVQLARVLLEKLMGGFTYSVWVNIPMLHPSRFSCLAETQYDSWNWWNEFRTYCNYDKRLGLALNLSDSKHLVPPSELKRWIGEPVRAIIIPTSYFLINQHGKPVLSKLHQEVIKKFMSLDVQYIIKNDVDTNDISLYNRYIHFLGKKLFVGDTVSEFVHGFEDFLQNPLQPLTEHLETNIYEIFEKDDVKYDSYQRAVYKAVEDFPGEKTPVIMVVGAGRGPLVQAVINVGLILNRKIKIYAVEKNPFAINTLIHRSKEEWGNQVTIVNEDMRTYKPPEQADILVSELLGSFGDNELSPECIDGAQRFLKKSGISIPQSYTSYLAPLQSIKIFNEIRTNRPLDKTLQYCYETPYVTHLANFYEIAPSLPLFTFTHPNWIEPINNQRYKKLKFRAEQSCLLTGFVGYFDTILYKDVTLSIHPETYTPDMVSWFPIVFPLENPVHVEEGTWIEMSFWRVDSDEKVWYEWCLHNPVKTGIINPNGRSYFIKKH